From the genome of Methanocella sp., one region includes:
- the pssD gene encoding PssD/Cps14F family polysaccharide biosynthesis glycosyltransferase, with product MKICLTSSHGGHLTEILRLMDAFQGHEVFFLTYKGFRTRELVNAYTIDNLGKSPLKYIINTPGILRILLKERPDLIVSTGSEIAIPVFYIARLLGIRTMFIESLCRVKEPSGSGKIVYPVCDLFLVQWKPLLEKYGKKAKYWGNVL from the coding sequence ATGAAGATCTGTCTTACCAGCTCCCATGGCGGACACCTGACCGAGATCCTGCGGCTCATGGACGCTTTCCAGGGCCACGAAGTCTTCTTTCTGACTTATAAAGGCTTCCGCACCAGGGAGCTTGTCAACGCATATACGATCGATAACCTGGGTAAAAGCCCCCTAAAATATATAATTAATACGCCCGGCATCTTAAGGATCCTCCTCAAGGAGAGGCCCGACCTGATCGTCTCCACGGGATCGGAGATCGCCATACCGGTCTTTTATATCGCCCGGCTCCTGGGCATCCGCACGATGTTCATCGAGAGCCTGTGCCGGGTAAAAGAGCCTTCGGGCAGTGGTAAGATCGTCTACCCGGTGTGCGATCTTTTCCTGGTACAATGGAAGCCTTTACTTGAAAAATATGGCAAGAAGGCAAAATACTGGGGGAATGTGCTCTGA
- a CDS encoding glycosyltransferase, translating to MWQEGKILGECALIFVTVGNHDQGFDRLVKAMDDIAHTINEEVVIQKGSTKYVPKNAKYFDFASMPDMKKLNGEARIVVSHAGVGAILTALEEGVPIVIFPRLKKYNEVIDDHQLEIAEAMENDANVKVAREVSDLERYLGQGLKATGRLSRQNELSANIRHYLEGHATI from the coding sequence ATATGGCAAGAAGGCAAAATACTGGGGGAATGTGCTCTGATATTCGTTACTGTCGGTAATCATGACCAGGGCTTTGACCGGCTCGTAAAGGCAATGGACGACATCGCCCACACAATAAACGAAGAAGTCGTCATCCAAAAAGGGTCGACGAAATATGTCCCAAAAAACGCAAAATACTTTGATTTTGCCAGCATGCCCGACATGAAAAAGCTGAATGGGGAAGCAAGGATTGTCGTGAGCCACGCCGGTGTAGGCGCCATACTGACGGCGCTCGAGGAGGGCGTGCCAATAGTAATTTTTCCACGTCTAAAAAAATATAACGAAGTGATCGACGACCACCAGCTCGAGATCGCGGAGGCCATGGAGAACGACGCGAACGTGAAAGTCGCCCGCGAGGTCAGCGACCTGGAAAGATACCTGGGACAGGGCCTGAAGGCAACGGGCAGGCTGAGCCGGCAGAATGAGCTATCGGCCAATATCAGGCATTACCTCGAAGGCCATGCCACAATCTAA